Proteins encoded together in one Gemmatimonadaceae bacterium window:
- a CDS encoding glycoside hydrolase family 2 TIM barrel-domain containing protein has translation MNRLHRILARTLAWAALSFAAVPAAAQRQRLSMDPGWRFTLGDPAGALRPAFDDHQWRRLDVPHDWSVEGTPMRTAPAGGRGGYFPTGIGWYRKAFRMPAGWQGHEAWLQFDGIYMNSDVWINGVHVGHRPYGYTSLSYDITKHLVPGINVVAVRVDNSQQPNSRWYTGSGIYRHTWLTLVNPVHVAHWGVYVTTPFVDSARAMVLARTRVDNDQSAPRHGTLRTVIVDASGHEVAHADTAFSLDASEHAAFVQRLIVTDPHRWSVDDPTMYSLRSTVLEGAQAVDTTETPFGIRTIAFDQDRGFLLNGQPVKLHGVNLHESAGAVGAAVPERIWQSELAKLKAMGVNAIRTSHNPPAPEFLDLCDRMGFLVMDEAFDEWTYGKVPYGYHLHFATWADRDVSDYVHRDRNHPSVILWSAGNEIGEQSTPEGVTILRHLVGLFHAEDPTRPVTTGNDQIAADGHPALTAFLNSEDVVGYNYVDRWHERRELFAEEDRHAHPDWKMVGTESAPVENAFGDRYSLGPDSTKVEPNYTAGMIRGERLLAWITTHDYFSGDFMWTGIDYLGEAMWPSKGFPSGALDIIGRPKDSYYFYQSWWTHAPVLHLFPHWNWPGREGQIIPVLAYTNCTSVELFLNGRSMGTKSLEFPAQGTSGGWNSYATPKVNATTNDLHLSWDVPYEPGVLTAVGTRDGKVACHAEVRTAGPPVAIRLSADRDTIAADPRDVGLVTFEVVDSAGVVVPTAGNLVHVTVTGGRLVALDNADLEDHAPYQSDQRQAFNGRGLAIVRSDETGALRVTATAGGLRPAILTLQVVRGHPVAVVPAAR, from the coding sequence ATGAACCGCCTGCACAGAATTCTCGCGCGCACACTCGCCTGGGCCGCGCTGTCGTTCGCGGCCGTCCCGGCCGCGGCGCAACGGCAGCGGCTGTCGATGGATCCGGGATGGCGGTTCACGCTGGGCGATCCCGCCGGCGCCCTGCGGCCCGCGTTCGACGATCACCAGTGGCGCCGACTGGACGTGCCGCACGACTGGAGCGTGGAAGGCACGCCCATGCGAACGGCGCCGGCGGGCGGCCGGGGCGGCTACTTCCCCACGGGCATCGGCTGGTATCGCAAGGCGTTTCGCATGCCGGCGGGATGGCAGGGTCACGAGGCGTGGCTGCAGTTCGACGGCATCTATATGAACAGCGACGTCTGGATCAACGGCGTCCACGTGGGCCACCGGCCGTACGGCTACACGAGCCTGTCGTACGACATCACGAAGCACCTCGTACCGGGCATCAACGTGGTGGCGGTGCGCGTGGACAACTCGCAGCAGCCCAATTCGCGGTGGTACACGGGCAGCGGCATCTACCGCCACACCTGGCTCACGCTCGTGAACCCGGTGCACGTGGCGCACTGGGGCGTGTACGTGACCACGCCGTTCGTGGATTCGGCGCGCGCCATGGTGCTCGCGCGCACGCGGGTGGACAACGATCAGAGCGCGCCGCGGCACGGCACGCTGCGCACGGTGATCGTGGACGCGTCGGGGCACGAAGTGGCGCACGCCGACACCGCGTTCTCGCTGGACGCCAGCGAGCACGCCGCGTTCGTGCAGCGGCTGATCGTCACCGATCCGCACCGCTGGTCGGTGGACGACCCCACGATGTACTCGCTGCGCTCCACCGTGCTCGAGGGCGCGCAGGCGGTGGACACCACCGAGACCCCGTTCGGGATCCGCACCATCGCGTTCGACCAGGATCGCGGCTTCCTGCTCAACGGCCAGCCGGTCAAGCTGCACGGCGTGAACCTGCACGAGAGCGCCGGCGCCGTGGGCGCGGCGGTGCCGGAGCGGATCTGGCAGTCGGAGCTGGCCAAGCTCAAGGCCATGGGCGTGAACGCCATTCGCACGTCGCACAATCCGCCGGCGCCCGAATTCCTGGACCTGTGCGACCGCATGGGCTTCCTGGTCATGGACGAGGCGTTCGACGAGTGGACCTACGGCAAGGTGCCGTACGGCTACCATCTGCACTTCGCCACCTGGGCCGACCGCGACGTCTCGGACTACGTGCACCGCGACCGCAACCATCCGTCCGTCATCCTGTGGAGCGCCGGCAACGAGATCGGCGAGCAGAGCACGCCCGAGGGCGTGACCATCCTGCGCCACCTCGTGGGACTGTTCCATGCCGAGGATCCCACGCGGCCGGTCACCACCGGCAACGACCAGATCGCCGCCGACGGGCATCCCGCGCTGACGGCGTTTCTCAACAGCGAAGACGTGGTGGGCTACAACTACGTGGACCGGTGGCACGAACGGCGCGAGCTGTTCGCCGAAGAAGACCGGCACGCCCACCCCGACTGGAAGATGGTGGGCACGGAGAGCGCGCCGGTGGAGAACGCATTCGGCGACCGGTATTCGCTGGGGCCCGACAGCACCAAGGTCGAGCCGAACTACACCGCGGGGATGATCCGCGGCGAGCGGCTGCTGGCGTGGATCACGACGCACGACTACTTCTCCGGCGACTTCATGTGGACCGGGATCGACTACCTAGGCGAGGCGATGTGGCCCAGCAAGGGATTCCCGTCGGGCGCGCTCGACATCATCGGACGTCCCAAGGATTCGTACTACTTCTACCAGAGTTGGTGGACCCACGCGCCGGTGCTGCATCTCTTTCCGCACTGGAACTGGCCGGGCCGCGAGGGCCAGATCATTCCCGTGCTGGCGTACACCAACTGCACGAGCGTGGAGCTGTTCCTGAACGGCCGCTCGATGGGCACGAAGAGCCTCGAGTTTCCCGCACAGGGCACGTCGGGCGGGTGGAACTCGTACGCCACGCCCAAGGTGAACGCCACCACCAACGACCTGCACCTGAGCTGGGACGTGCCGTACGAACCCGGTGTGCTCACGGCGGTGGGCACGCGCGACGGCAAGGTGGCCTGCCACGCCGAGGTGCGCACCGCGGGGCCGCCGGTGGCCATCCGCCTGTCCGCGGACCGCGACACCATCGCCGCCGATCCGCGGGACGTGGGGCTCGTCACCTTCGAGGTGGTGGACTCCGCGGGCGTCGTCGTGCCCACGGCCGGCAATCTGGTGCACGTGACGGTGACCGGCGGGCGCCTCGTGGCGCTGGACAACGCCGATCTCGAGGACCATGCGCCGTATCAGTCGGACCAGCGCCAGGCGTTCAACGGTCGCGGATTGGCCATCGTGCGCTCGGACGAGACCGGCGCGCTGCGCGTGACGGCGACCGCCGGCGGGCTGCGGCCGGCGATCCTGACGCTGCAGGTGGTGCGCGGGCATCCGGTGGCGGTGGTGCCGGCGGCGCG
- a CDS encoding glycoside hydrolase family 15 protein encodes MVVRAHEDKTYPGAIIASMSIPWGYAVPADKPTVGGYHLVWARDLYEAATSLMVAGDSATARRAARYLFDVQQEPDGRFPQNSWLDGKPYWTGIQMDEQSYPIVLAWQLGITDKTTWEKHIRPAAEFVLAHGPATQQERWEEVPGYSPSTIAAEIAGLVCASAIAKQNGAPEDAARYLATADDWAAHVEPWLVTTTGHLGGPLAPKGYYMRVDNNTDPNDGYQLDTRNGTGIHDERDVVDQGFIELVRMGIRPANDPIIENSLKIIDQTIRVQTPNGPDFYRYNHDGYGETYFGGPWLGEGVGRLWPIFAGERGEYEIALGADPTPYLQAMLHFANDGGMIPEQVWDRANPSHAGFVFGTGTGSATPLVWSMGEFMRLAVDAKEKRVVEQPAIVAQHFLNGAKR; translated from the coding sequence GATGGTGGTGCGGGCGCACGAGGACAAGACCTACCCCGGCGCGATCATCGCGTCGATGAGCATTCCGTGGGGCTACGCGGTGCCTGCTGACAAGCCCACCGTGGGCGGATACCATCTGGTGTGGGCGCGGGATCTGTACGAAGCGGCCACGTCGCTGATGGTGGCCGGCGACAGCGCCACGGCGCGCCGCGCCGCGCGCTACCTGTTCGACGTGCAGCAGGAGCCCGACGGCCGCTTCCCGCAGAACAGCTGGCTGGATGGCAAGCCCTACTGGACCGGTATCCAGATGGATGAGCAGTCGTATCCCATCGTTCTGGCCTGGCAGCTCGGCATCACCGACAAGACGACCTGGGAAAAGCACATCCGGCCGGCGGCCGAGTTCGTGCTGGCGCACGGGCCGGCCACGCAGCAGGAGCGGTGGGAGGAGGTCCCCGGGTATTCGCCTTCTACTATAGCTGCCGAGATCGCGGGGCTGGTGTGCGCGTCGGCAATCGCGAAGCAGAACGGCGCTCCGGAAGACGCGGCGCGGTATCTGGCCACCGCCGACGACTGGGCGGCGCACGTCGAGCCGTGGTTGGTGACCACGACCGGGCATCTGGGCGGCCCGCTGGCGCCGAAGGGCTACTACATGCGCGTCGACAACAACACCGATCCCAACGACGGCTACCAGCTCGACACGCGCAACGGGACCGGGATTCACGACGAGCGCGACGTGGTGGACCAGGGGTTCATCGAGCTGGTGCGCATGGGCATCCGCCCGGCCAACGACCCGATCATCGAGAACTCGCTCAAGATCATCGACCAGACCATCCGGGTGCAGACGCCCAACGGTCCGGACTTCTATCGCTACAACCACGACGGCTACGGCGAGACGTATTTCGGCGGCCCGTGGCTGGGTGAAGGGGTGGGGCGGCTGTGGCCGATCTTTGCCGGCGAGCGCGGCGAGTACGAGATCGCGCTGGGCGCCGATCCCACGCCCTACCTGCAGGCCATGCTGCACTTTGCCAACGACGGCGGCATGATTCCCGAGCAGGTATGGGATCGCGCCAACCCGTCGCACGCGGGGTTCGTATTCGGCACGGGCACCGGCAGCGCGACGCCACTGGTGTGGAGCATGGGAGAGTTCATGCGGCTGGCCGTGGACGCGAAGGAGAAGCGCGTGGTGGAGCAACCGGCGATCGTCGCCCAACATTTTCTGAACGGCGCCAAGCGCTGA